From a region of the uncultured Desulfatiglans sp. genome:
- a CDS encoding conserved hypothetical protein (Evidence 4 : Unknown function but conserved in other organisms) gives MGEGLDLPVDQVLHLKWDAPSFSPRGNSMVLPAFQSIELLRDYRRAEQAIAKRWTTPFRLLKVGGAFGQKMVMPDQKMLEQVRDMVNKMDLKSGLVVPFYVTVETHGTDGQVLNVEDKVKEVKEDIVVALGLSRSLVTGDGPNFATASVSLQKMLVMIREIKQAARAILDWLFNDWLELNGWSDKTIQFLFNDLDPTDAVDFKRLLIELYDRKLISRSSLQLKMDLDPDIESANRETEKRSVDLLDEKQIKPIVDMVTAGIMGIETAQEMLGLDPAKNPVGSRTEASWGGPYARGGIGDAVCDDCAHFDGDLNHCRVQRNETTFDAPACRFFDAKAAPSETPSEQKGAGSRKTTACRECGE, from the coding sequence GTGGGTGAAGGATTGGACCTGCCCGTCGACCAGGTGCTTCATCTCAAGTGGGATGCGCCTTCGTTTTCGCCGCGCGGCAACTCGATGGTGCTCCCGGCGTTCCAATCCATCGAGCTGCTGCGCGACTATCGCCGGGCCGAACAGGCCATCGCCAAGCGGTGGACGACCCCATTCCGACTGCTCAAAGTCGGCGGCGCTTTCGGCCAGAAGATGGTCATGCCCGACCAGAAGATGCTGGAACAGGTCCGGGACATGGTCAACAAGATGGACCTCAAGAGCGGTCTCGTCGTTCCGTTCTACGTCACAGTCGAGACGCACGGCACCGACGGCCAAGTTCTCAACGTCGAGGACAAGGTCAAGGAGGTGAAAGAGGACATCGTAGTGGCGCTGGGGCTCTCCCGTTCCCTCGTCACCGGCGACGGCCCGAATTTCGCCACCGCCTCGGTCAGCCTCCAGAAGATGCTGGTAATGATCCGGGAAATAAAGCAGGCGGCCCGTGCCATCCTGGACTGGCTCTTCAACGACTGGCTCGAACTGAACGGCTGGAGCGACAAGACCATCCAGTTCCTGTTCAACGACCTCGACCCCACCGACGCCGTCGATTTCAAACGCCTGCTCATCGAGCTGTACGACCGAAAGCTCATCAGCCGATCCAGTCTCCAGCTCAAAATGGACCTCGACCCCGACATCGAATCGGCCAACCGCGAAACCGAGAAGCGCTCAGTCGACCTGCTGGATGAAAAGCAGATCAAGCCCATCGTCGATATGGTGACGGCCGGGATCATGGGCATCGAAACGGCGCAGGAGATGCTCGGCCTCGACCCGGCGAAGAACCCCGTCGGAAGCCGGACGGAGGCTTCTTGGGGAGGACCCTACGCCCGGGGCGGTATAGGAGACGCCGTCTGCGACGACTGCGCGCATTTCGACGGCGATCTCAACCACTGCCGGGTCCAACGAAACGAAACCACCTTCGACGCCCCGGCGTGCCGCTTCTTCGATGCCAAGGCCGCTCCTTCGGAAACGCCATCCGAACAGAAGGGAGCAGGGTCCCGGAAGACCACGGCCTGCCGGGAGTGCGGGGAATGA
- a CDS encoding RNA polymerase, sigma-24 subunit, ECF subfamily, giving the protein MVSQNSYDGIDKYAADLTRHKARQLVGKAGFTEDDRPDLEQELMIDLLQRMRHFNPAKAKKTTFMARIVERHISTILEARFAQCRDWRLCQTSLNEPLDNGEGDTTERIDFLDSEGSLGSGTRETRERLAHEIRMDLDLAIASLPEELRDLCVRLHDSTMAEIAREMGIPRTTLYDRLSKLRDAFREAGLEDYL; this is encoded by the coding sequence ATGGTTTCACAGAATTCTTACGACGGCATCGACAAGTATGCCGCCGACCTCACTCGGCACAAAGCACGTCAACTCGTAGGCAAGGCCGGATTCACCGAGGACGACAGACCCGACCTCGAACAGGAACTGATGATCGATCTGCTGCAGCGGATGCGGCATTTCAATCCCGCCAAGGCCAAGAAGACCACCTTCATGGCCAGGATCGTCGAACGTCACATCTCCACCATTTTGGAGGCCCGGTTCGCCCAATGCCGGGACTGGCGGCTCTGCCAAACCTCACTCAACGAACCCCTCGACAACGGCGAAGGCGACACCACCGAGCGGATCGACTTCCTGGACAGCGAAGGCTCTCTGGGAAGCGGCACCCGCGAGACAAGGGAGCGTCTCGCCCATGAGATCCGCATGGATCTCGACCTGGCCATCGCCTCGTTGCCGGAAGAGCTCCGGGATCTGTGCGTGCGCCTGCACGACAGCACCATGGCCGAAATCGCCCGGGAGATGGGCATCCCCAGAACCACCCTCTACGACCGGCTGAGCAAGCTCCGGGACGCGTTCCGCGAGGCCGGGCTTGAGGACTACCTGTGA
- a CDS encoding transposase (fragment), whose protein sequence is MVDELGFAKYSRLYPGNQTECNTLKQIIESLVELRPHLARDRTIILDAGIATADNIAYLKTSGFHYIVVQRGKADFIPDETMTMQIIRQTDXYTLEVKRHQLEHEAFLLCRSTGRTAKDQAIRSRQETLFLERLQYYQDGLGKKGHTKVYHKVVEMVGRLREKYPRASKLYDVEVIAEQRPGKKAQAKAISWEKRSRYDTERQFEGCYLLRTDHTTWTDLEIWETYVMLTRVECAFRSMKSALGLRPNFHQLEQRADTHLFISXLAYHILHVIEHKLRLCGDHRSWLTVRDILSTHQRLTIEFNVKEQDTVQRKHLRLCSSAEPEHQEIYQQLGLKEVPMPRKVATVK, encoded by the coding sequence GTGGTGGATGAACTCGGCTTTGCCAAGTATAGCCGTCTTTACCCGGGCAATCAGACGGAGTGCAACACCCTCAAGCAGATCATTGAATCACTGGTCGAGCTAAGGCCCCATCTGGCCAGGGACCGCACGATCATCCTCGATGCCGGGATCGCCACCGCCGACAACATTGCCTACCTGAAAACCAGCGGGTTTCATTACATCGTGGTGCAGCGGGGCAAGGCCGATTTTATCCCCGACGAAACCATGACGATGCAGATTATCCGCCAGACCGATCNATACACGCTGGAGGTCAAGCGCCATCAACTGGAGCATGAAGCCTTCCTTTTGTGCCGCAGTACGGGCCGAACGGCGAAGGACCAAGCCATTCGAAGCCGTCAGGAAACGCTGTTTCTCGAACGTTTGCAATACTACCAGGACGGTCTCGGCAAAAAAGGTCACACCAAGGTGTACCACAAAGTAGTCGAGATGGTTGGCCGCTTGCGCGAGAAATACCCACGCGCATCCAAACTCTATGACGTCGAAGTGATCGCTGAACAAAGGCCCGGGAAAAAGGCCCAGGCCAAAGCCATCTCCTGGGAAAAACGTTCCCGGTACGACACCGAGCGCCAGTTCGAAGGCTGCTACCTCCTGCGAACCGATCATACGACGTGGACCGATCTCGAAATCTGGGAAACCTACGTCATGCTCACCCGGGTGGAATGCGCCTTTCGGTCAATGAAATCTGCACTCGGGCTCAGGCCAAACTTCCACCAGTTGGAGCAGCGCGCTGATACACACCTGTTCATATCGGNGCTGGCCTACCACATCCTGCACGTCATTGAACACAAGCTGCGCCTGTGTGGCGACCATCGCTCATGGCTCACTGTCCGAGATATCCTCTCGACCCACCAACGCCTGACCATCGAGTTCAATGTCAAAGAACAGGACACGGTTCAGCGCAAGCATCTGCGCCTCTGTAGCAGCGCTGAACCCGAACATCAGGAAATCTATCAGCAACTGGGGCTAAAGGAGGTCCCCATGCCGAGAAAAGTAGCGACCGTAAAATGA
- a CDS encoding transposase: protein MTKADPRAHWSKIMQAQAASGQTIKAFCAERKISIHQFYAWRRRLKAGIDQQQQTRAFLELVPAKHEEKALIRIHVGDQLWIEVPQGFHPPTLLSVIETLSRIGHGACLP from the coding sequence ATGACGAAAGCAGATCCCCGAGCGCATTGGAGCAAGATCATGCAGGCGCAGGCCGCGAGTGGGCAGACCATCAAGGCCTTTTGCGCCGAGCGTAAAATCAGCATCCATCAGTTTTATGCCTGGCGGCGCCGCTTGAAAGCCGGCATCGACCAGCAGCAGCAAACCAGAGCATTCCTTGAACTGGTTCCTGCCAAGCATGAAGAGAAAGCCCTGATCCGGATCCATGTCGGAGACCAGCTCTGGATTGAAGTACCCCAAGGGTTCCATCCACCGACACTCCTTTCCGTCATCGAAACCCTGTCAAGAATCGGTCATGGCGCATGCTTGCCCTGA
- a CDS encoding conserved hypothetical protein (Evidence 4 : Unknown function but conserved in other organisms), translated as MNQTSKAHLTPPKRRLIELMQDINFGRITNIPVRDGEPELTPETVIEREIKLGGQSGPRPERDQDDFILKQEVVALLEHLAQMGSGKVCLLEIKHGLPFLMRIEERAA; from the coding sequence ATGAACCAGACAAGCAAAGCACACCTCACCCCACCGAAGCGGCGACTCATCGAGTTGATGCAGGACATCAACTTCGGCCGCATCACCAACATTCCGGTCCGCGATGGCGAGCCGGAACTCACCCCTGAAACGGTCATCGAGCGCGAGATCAAGCTGGGCGGACAGAGCGGTCCCCGGCCCGAGCGCGACCAGGATGACTTCATTCTCAAGCAAGAGGTCGTGGCGCTGCTGGAGCACCTCGCGCAGATGGGCAGCGGAAAAGTCTGCCTGCTCGAGATCAAGCACGGTCTCCCGTTCCTGATGCGTATCGAGGAACGGGCAGCCTGA
- a CDS encoding transposase — protein MLALSAVTHIYLYRSACDMRRSFDGLCGLIRSELRADPLSGSLFVFCNRRRTMVKILYFEGDGLAIWMKRLERGCFSLPQLGASDGRIDRRQLMLLLEGVTPKKVSKRYVYQ, from the coding sequence ATGCTTGCCCTGAGCGCTGTCACCCATATTTATTTGTACCGGTCTGCCTGCGACATGCGCCGGTCTTTTGACGGCCTGTGCGGCCTGATCCGCTCCGAGCTCCGAGCCGATCCCCTTTCGGGTTCTCTCTTTGTCTTCTGTAACCGCCGGCGCACCATGGTCAAGATCCTTTATTTTGAGGGTGACGGCCTGGCGATATGGATGAAGCGGCTCGAACGGGGGTGTTTCAGCCTCCCGCAGCTAGGTGCCTCAGACGGACGGATTGACCGCCGGCAACTGATGCTCCTGCTTGAAGGGGTTACACCAAAAAAAGTAAGCAAACGCTATGTTTATCAATGA
- a CDS encoding conserved hypothetical protein (Evidence 4 : Unknown function but conserved in other organisms), translating into MTNDLFYALYADMVSTLPEAIALIEERDLQIEELTKQLRSRELSLRMLQDQVEKLIRRVYGRRSEKSHPDQLMFDSLLMDVSNQPFVREPLVELPESSLPQKAKPKTSKRNHPGRLPIPEHLERVEIVLDIPEEEKVCPETGEPLKQIGFEVSEKLEYRPGKLIVNVYKRPKYASPDSTAEVGVLTAPMPDHPIERCKADVGLIAYILVSKFADHLPLYRQDGIFEREGVDIPRATQSSWIMQTYEAVKILEQVLRAAVLETDVLFTDDSIIPLQVKGSGKVKKARLWVYVRGGPDPPLVVFEFSLDRSKQRPLNFLAGYQGYAHADAYSGYDELFRQDGIIEVACWVHARRKFDEAVSSRPQEATEMIVRIAKLYRIEKECIDLDPIERSKARQIHAAPVIEGIFARLEELKAATIPSEPLRKAVDYTLNQRAALKRYLENGWLKPDNNTAENAIRPLALGRKNWMFAGSERGARAAALFLGLIQSCKACNVNPWEYFNDMLRRIMHHPVSRLRELLPDRWQPLTKDQDGLILPSGS; encoded by the coding sequence TTGACAAATGATTTATTTTATGCTTTATATGCTGACATGGTATCCACCCTGCCAGAGGCGATCGCGCTGATCGAAGAAAGAGACCTTCAGATCGAAGAACTGACCAAGCAGCTTCGATCCAGGGAGCTGTCCCTGCGTATGCTCCAGGATCAGGTCGAGAAACTCATCCGCAGGGTCTACGGCCGACGTTCCGAAAAAAGCCACCCCGACCAGCTCATGTTCGATTCCTTGCTGATGGATGTATCCAATCAGCCTTTTGTACGTGAGCCCCTCGTGGAACTGCCCGAGAGCAGCCTGCCCCAGAAAGCCAAACCGAAGACATCCAAACGGAACCATCCGGGCCGGCTGCCGATTCCTGAGCATCTCGAACGGGTCGAGATCGTTCTGGATATCCCTGAAGAAGAGAAGGTCTGCCCCGAAACGGGCGAGCCCCTCAAGCAGATCGGTTTTGAGGTTTCCGAGAAGCTGGAGTACCGTCCCGGCAAGCTGATCGTCAACGTGTACAAGCGTCCCAAGTACGCCTCCCCGGACAGCACAGCCGAAGTGGGCGTGCTGACCGCTCCCATGCCCGACCACCCGATCGAGCGGTGCAAGGCCGATGTAGGGCTCATTGCCTATATCCTCGTCAGCAAGTTCGCCGACCACCTGCCCCTTTACCGTCAGGACGGGATCTTCGAACGGGAGGGAGTCGACATCCCCCGGGCCACCCAGAGCAGCTGGATCATGCAAACTTACGAGGCAGTCAAGATCCTTGAACAGGTGCTCAGAGCGGCCGTGCTCGAAACCGACGTCCTCTTTACCGACGATTCCATCATTCCGCTTCAGGTCAAGGGCAGCGGAAAGGTGAAAAAGGCCCGGCTCTGGGTCTATGTCCGCGGCGGACCGGACCCCCCGTTGGTCGTTTTCGAGTTCTCCCTGGATCGAAGCAAGCAAAGGCCCTTGAATTTCCTGGCCGGCTACCAGGGCTATGCGCATGCGGACGCCTACAGCGGCTACGATGAACTGTTCCGTCAAGACGGTATCATCGAGGTGGCCTGCTGGGTTCATGCCCGCAGAAAGTTCGACGAGGCGGTATCCTCTCGTCCGCAGGAAGCGACAGAGATGATAGTCCGTATCGCTAAACTATATCGGATCGAGAAAGAATGCATTGATCTTGACCCGATTGAGCGCTCCAAGGCCAGGCAGATTCATGCTGCGCCGGTCATCGAGGGGATCTTCGCCCGGCTCGAGGAACTCAAGGCGGCGACCATTCCTTCTGAGCCCCTGCGAAAGGCCGTCGACTATACCCTGAACCAGAGAGCGGCCCTGAAGCGATACCTCGAAAACGGGTGGCTTAAACCCGACAACAACACGGCGGAAAATGCCATCAGACCACTCGCGCTCGGACGCAAGAACTGGATGTTCGCAGGCAGTGAGCGTGGTGCGAGAGCCGCAGCGCTTTTCCTCGGGCTTATCCAGTCCTGTAAAGCCTGCAATGTCAACCCCTGGGAGTATTTCAACGACATGCTTCGCCGGATCATGCACCATCCTGTCAGCCGACTGCGGGAACTCCTCCCTGATCGATGGCAGCCTCTGACTAAAGACCAGGACGGTTTGATCCTTCCCTCCGGTTCGTAA
- a CDS encoding conserved hypothetical protein (Evidence 4 : Unknown function but conserved in other organisms), protein MEERTDQQPGNSTTAAVDDDPAMQTDGFVVVPMAAAAALDSSVFSKVNASEAVPATWEDRASKAWEYYLEEPLVKNCINSWRTFAVGDEIKIAGDDEKVKWEAADLSDRLGVSAFVKDMILQLLVKGDAVGFKRYTKDGKDLEELVCVNPVSIKVKYAQG, encoded by the coding sequence GTGGAAGAGCGAACCGACCAACAACCCGGCAATTCGACCACAGCGGCGGTTGACGACGACCCGGCGATGCAAACGGACGGATTTGTGGTCGTTCCCATGGCGGCGGCCGCGGCGCTCGACTCATCCGTGTTCAGCAAGGTCAACGCCTCCGAGGCCGTCCCGGCAACCTGGGAGGATAGGGCTTCCAAGGCCTGGGAATATTACCTCGAAGAGCCGTTGGTTAAGAACTGCATAAACTCGTGGCGCACCTTCGCAGTGGGTGACGAGATCAAGATCGCCGGCGACGACGAGAAGGTGAAATGGGAGGCCGCTGATCTGTCCGACCGACTCGGCGTTTCCGCCTTCGTCAAGGATATGATTCTCCAGCTTCTGGTCAAAGGCGACGCCGTCGGNTTCAAACGCTACACCAAGGACGGCAAAGACCTGGAAGAACTGGTCTGCGTCAACCCGGTTTCAATCAAGGTCAAATACGCGCAGGGTTAA
- a CDS encoding conserved hypothetical protein (Evidence 4 : Unknown function but conserved in other organisms), whose protein sequence is MTHDTYKYRFDESVPAQELEDTFMLAMLAVESLHGRSRVRMESRFNLDKARRTCVIDASTDVGSDLARIFTGFATKEYGERSVLIERSQPSGCACASKHRAAPAAEAGVAV, encoded by the coding sequence ATGACTCACGACACCTACAAGTACCGTTTTGACGAGTCGGTCCCGGCCCAGGAACTGGAAGACACTTTCATGCTGGCGATGCTGGCCGTCGAAAGCCTGCATGGCCGTTCCCGTGTGCGGATGGAGAGCCGGTTCAATCTGGACAAGGCCCGACGCACCTGCGTGATCGACGCCTCCACCGATGTCGGCAGCGACCTTGCCCGCATCTTCACTGGCTTCGCCACCAAGGAATACGGCGAACGCTCGGTCCTGATCGAACGATCTCAGCCGTCGGGTTGCGCCTGTGCCTCCAAGCATCGGGCAGCGCCCGCCGCCGAAGCGGGGGTGGCGGTATGA